A region of Veillonellaceae bacterium DNA encodes the following proteins:
- the mrdA gene encoding penicillin-binding protein 2 codes for MKNKEESRYARMIYAAIILLFILSARLFYMQVVEGSYYKEEADGNRIRSIPVQATRGVMYDRNGVILAGSRPAYSVIMPVDRKGNTLSDDELQKLSVLLKMPVADLKKKIEDNKRAFGAIYLANDVGVDVATQIEEKKDDFPGIQIEVNPLRVYPLGAAGAQVLGYVGEAGPDDKDADGNPYTTATLIGRAGIERKYNQYLEGKNGSKTIEVNASGQPVGYVGGTPAVSGNNIRLTLDANLQKAAEDAIDSQVKILAKSGIYATGASAVAIDPNSGAVLAMVSEPSYDPNRFSKGISTADWNQIINNKNHPMQNRTIASMYPPGSLFKVVTGAAALEAKVMSPTERIFDSGKHWLVDKRNAQGEAFGWIDFYEALEKSDNVYFYEMGRRLGIDKLSQMAREFGLGKPTGIDLAGEADGNVASEEYKKKVFDQDWYLGETMDAAIGQSYTLTTPIQMAMVYSSIANGGFKYQPYLVNRIDKLDGSPLKIYSPKRIGSLPVSKATLDDIHTGLRMVMSKDGTGGMLFHDYPVSIAGKSGTAETNGLDNGWFVAYAPFDKPEIVVLCMFEHSGFGADSAAPVVKEIMDAYFHLGKYAKSAASKDSGTGGKS; via the coding sequence TTGAAAAATAAAGAAGAATCCAGATATGCCCGGATGATTTATGCTGCCATCATTCTCTTGTTCATATTGTCAGCCAGATTATTCTATATGCAGGTGGTCGAGGGCAGTTACTATAAAGAAGAAGCAGATGGAAACAGAATCCGCAGTATTCCTGTTCAGGCTACCCGCGGAGTCATGTATGACAGGAACGGAGTCATTCTGGCAGGTTCAAGGCCTGCATACAGCGTCATCATGCCTGTTGACAGGAAGGGAAATACCTTAAGTGATGACGAACTGCAGAAATTATCAGTCCTGCTAAAAATGCCTGTTGCTGATCTGAAGAAAAAGATAGAAGACAATAAGAGAGCTTTTGGCGCTATTTATCTTGCCAATGATGTCGGCGTAGATGTTGCAACACAGATTGAAGAAAAGAAAGATGATTTCCCGGGAATCCAGATCGAGGTCAATCCCCTTAGAGTGTATCCTTTAGGAGCGGCCGGAGCGCAGGTACTTGGATACGTTGGTGAAGCCGGTCCGGATGACAAGGATGCTGATGGAAATCCATATACAACAGCAACTTTGATCGGAAGAGCCGGAATCGAAAGGAAATATAATCAATACCTTGAAGGGAAAAACGGATCAAAAACAATTGAAGTCAATGCTTCAGGTCAGCCGGTCGGTTATGTCGGCGGGACACCTGCCGTTTCCGGAAACAATATCCGATTGACACTTGATGCCAACCTGCAGAAAGCTGCAGAGGATGCGATTGATTCCCAGGTTAAGATTCTGGCAAAATCAGGTATCTATGCAACGGGAGCTTCTGCTGTGGCGATTGATCCTAACAGCGGCGCGGTACTGGCTATGGTCAGCGAACCAAGTTATGATCCGAACCGCTTCAGCAAGGGAATTTCGACTGCTGATTGGAATCAAATCATTAATAATAAAAATCATCCTATGCAGAACCGTACCATTGCATCCATGTATCCTCCCGGATCCCTGTTCAAGGTCGTTACGGGGGCGGCTGCGCTGGAAGCAAAAGTCATGTCGCCGACAGAGAGGATTTTTGACAGTGGCAAGCACTGGCTTGTAGATAAAAGAAATGCGCAGGGTGAAGCCTTTGGGTGGATTGATTTTTATGAAGCCCTGGAAAAATCAGATAATGTATATTTCTATGAAATGGGCCGCCGCCTTGGAATCGATAAGTTATCCCAGATGGCGCGCGAATTTGGATTAGGCAAGCCAACCGGCATAGATCTTGCAGGCGAAGCTGACGGGAACGTCGCCAGTGAAGAGTATAAGAAGAAAGTCTTCGATCAGGACTGGTATCTGGGCGAGACGATGGATGCTGCTATAGGGCAAAGTTATACATTGACTACACCAATCCAGATGGCCATGGTCTATTCGTCTATTGCAAACGGCGGATTCAAATATCAGCCGTATCTTGTAAACCGTATTGATAAGCTGGATGGTTCTCCTTTAAAGATTTATTCTCCTAAGCGTATCGGATCGCTTCCTGTATCCAAAGCAACTTTGGATGATATCCATACTGGTTTAAGGATGGTTATGTCCAAAGACGGTACCGGCGGGATGCTGTTCCATGACTATCCGGTAAGCATTGCCGGCAAGTCGGGTACCGCGGAAACGAATGGTCTGGATAATGGCTGGTTTGTAGCATATGCTCCATTTGACAAACCGGAAATTGTCGTTTTATGTATGTTTGAACACAGCGGATTTGGTGCAGATTCTGCAGCACCTGTGGTTAAGGAAATCATGGATGCATACTTCCATCTTGGAAAATATGCTAAGTCAGCTGCATCTAAGGATTCCGGGACAGGAGGTAAATCCTAA
- a CDS encoding AAA family ATPase, producing the protein MAKVLSIASGKGGVGKTLLTASLGIVMAHKGYRVLLIDGDMGLRNMDLILGLENECFYNILDLAEGRCFMNDVKLSVGKNLDFIPAAQAETWDEIFPAAISVILDDAGDDYDFILLDCPAGVGSGIQFAADVSDKFMIVVAPSWASRRTADQAAQMIKPKVDFSYVMNQFSFSNQNQASFQEMLETIDSEYFGGVIPFSVEAARLAGHGNLKDLKLNGPFGKAIDYVYRSVIEGKEFPLSVWSKLIRGCDNEVDEILNKSAGSVPVINKPGLSWNSGSQFYKWRRRR; encoded by the coding sequence ATGGCTAAAGTCTTATCTATAGCTTCCGGAAAGGGCGGGGTAGGCAAGACGCTTTTGACGGCCTCATTGGGGATAGTCATGGCCCATAAAGGCTACAGAGTCCTGCTCATAGATGGAGACATGGGCTTAAGGAATATGGATTTGATCCTTGGTTTGGAAAATGAATGCTTCTATAATATTTTAGATTTGGCTGAAGGCAGATGCTTCATGAATGACGTAAAGCTTTCTGTCGGCAAAAATCTTGACTTTATTCCCGCAGCACAGGCAGAAACATGGGATGAAATATTCCCTGCAGCTATCAGTGTCATACTTGATGATGCCGGCGATGATTATGATTTCATTTTATTGGACTGCCCTGCTGGAGTAGGGAGCGGAATCCAGTTCGCAGCAGATGTTTCAGATAAGTTTATGATTGTTGTGGCTCCTTCGTGGGCATCCAGAAGAACGGCTGACCAGGCCGCTCAAATGATTAAGCCCAAAGTTGATTTCTCTTATGTGATGAATCAATTTTCGTTCTCCAATCAGAATCAGGCATCCTTTCAGGAAATGCTCGAAACAATCGATTCGGAGTATTTCGGCGGAGTGATTCCTTTTTCTGTAGAAGCAGCTCGTCTTGCAGGTCATGGAAATTTGAAGGATTTAAAACTGAACGGACCTTTTGGAAAAGCCATCGATTACGTATACAGATCGGTCATTGAAGGAAAGGAATTTCCATTAAGTGTCTGGTCAAAACTTATCCGGGGCTGTGACAATGAAGTTGATGAGATCTTGAATAAGAGTGCTGGTTCGGTTCCTGTTATTAACAAGCCTGGGCTTTCCTGGAACTCAGGAAGCCAGTTTTACAAATGGCGGAGAAGGAGATGA
- the mreC gene encoding rod shape-determining protein MreC produces MIFFDRKKIVFAILLFIFAGACGWFWRHREYIPFVSQPLSTGAAPFEYGVSRAAWDTRDGLGIISQVLNNWKELDSLKKENESLKAEQSGYSEILAENIRLRSLLQFKQGYKQYNMLGTSVITRDYGGWTQTMVIDRGEDSGLKKYMPVIVPSGLVGFISEVYANSARVQLLLDPRTTVGGIVERPASRVVSMVSGNSGSPDKLAFINLAREADVLKGDVIITSGYGGVYPKGLVIGTVSNVDVDTIGGSQVAYITPAADFSHLEEVFVITDQVQKTAPGSVTANAPKREPPMNPNKVQAGEK; encoded by the coding sequence GTGATATTTTTTGATAGGAAGAAGATAGTATTTGCCATTCTTCTTTTTATATTTGCAGGAGCTTGCGGCTGGTTCTGGAGACACAGAGAATATATTCCCTTTGTTTCTCAGCCTCTTTCCACAGGAGCAGCACCCTTTGAATACGGGGTAAGCCGCGCGGCCTGGGATACAAGGGATGGATTAGGAATCATTTCTCAGGTTCTGAATAACTGGAAAGAATTGGATTCTCTCAAAAAAGAAAATGAGAGCCTGAAAGCTGAGCAGTCAGGTTATAGTGAAATATTGGCTGAAAATATAAGGCTCAGGAGTCTCTTGCAATTCAAGCAGGGCTATAAGCAGTACAATATGCTTGGAACATCAGTTATTACGAGAGATTATGGCGGATGGACACAGACCATGGTGATTGACCGCGGCGAAGACAGCGGTTTAAAGAAGTATATGCCGGTTATTGTCCCGTCCGGCCTTGTTGGATTCATCAGCGAAGTCTATGCAAATTCAGCCCGTGTTCAGCTTCTTCTTGATCCAAGGACTACAGTTGGCGGAATCGTAGAAAGGCCGGCTTCCCGTGTTGTTTCTATGGTATCGGGAAACAGCGGCAGTCCTGACAAGCTTGCTTTTATAAATCTTGCAAGAGAGGCTGACGTCTTAAAGGGAGATGTTATCATCACTTCGGGCTATGGCGGAGTTTATCCGAAGGGTCTGGTTATTGGAACAGTTTCTAATGTTGATGTGGATACGATAGGCGGGAGTCAGGTCGCATATATAACGCCGGCTGCTGATTTTTCTCATTTAGAAGAGGTATTCGTTATTACGGATCAGGTACAAAAAACAGCACCCGGGAGTGTTACGGCTAATGCACCAAAGCGTGAACCGCCAATGAACCCCAACAAGGTGCAGGCAGGTGAGAAATAA
- a CDS encoding rod shape-determining protein, with the protein MKAFSALTNKLGIDLGSSQVRIFRDDRVVLEESSVAVVDNINGRVLGFGTDALIRYHKEPENHYLAWPVKNGSIADYNIAKSMLRYFINKALHHSVSRPSVMIAVPCETSSVARHALVDALMHAGARQVYLIASPAAAAIGADFNLENSSTILSMVIGRDVTNVGLYCCGGIVSQVGDAFGGHNIDVGICQYLQDKYNVLIGIEQAEKLKSEVISLTRGGNQDTFTIRGRRISDGVEVVIELSLEELSPVMKKIMKPVLSSVKRAIAEATPDMAGDLLKNGLLLSGGSALLSGLKDWLSFELGIPVLVPDNPADIISEGCLKAFDKQKHLSLLVENGEKYYGGA; encoded by the coding sequence ATGAAAGCATTTTCCGCATTAACGAATAAATTAGGAATCGATCTGGGCTCCTCTCAAGTTCGTATTTTTCGTGATGACAGAGTGGTATTAGAAGAATCCAGTGTCGCCGTAGTGGATAATATCAATGGCAGAGTTCTGGGATTTGGTACAGATGCATTGATCCGATACCATAAAGAGCCAGAAAATCATTACTTGGCATGGCCGGTAAAAAACGGTTCTATTGCTGATTATAACATTGCCAAATCAATGCTTCGCTACTTTATCAATAAGGCTCTTCATCATTCGGTTAGCCGTCCGTCTGTCATGATAGCGGTTCCCTGTGAGACAAGTTCAGTAGCGCGGCATGCATTAGTGGACGCCTTGATGCATGCAGGCGCGAGGCAGGTTTATTTAATTGCCTCTCCGGCTGCAGCAGCTATCGGGGCTGATTTCAATCTTGAGAATTCCTCAACGATTTTATCCATGGTCATAGGCCGGGATGTAACAAATGTCGGATTATATTGCTGCGGCGGCATCGTCTCGCAGGTGGGAGATGCCTTTGGCGGACATAATATTGATGTTGGAATCTGTCAGTATCTTCAGGATAAATATAATGTCCTGATAGGAATAGAGCAGGCTGAAAAATTAAAGAGTGAAGTGATTTCTTTAACCCGTGGCGGGAATCAGGATACTTTTACTATTCGAGGCAGAAGAATTAGTGACGGAGTAGAAGTTGTCATTGAACTGTCCCTCGAAGAACTGAGCCCTGTTATGAAAAAAATCATGAAGCCTGTCTTATCGTCTGTTAAAAGGGCTATAGCAGAAGCAACACCAGATATGGCAGGTGATCTGCTGAAGAATGGACTGCTCCTCTCTGGCGGCAGTGCACTATTGTCCGGATTAAAGGACTGGCTTTCTTTTGAATTGGGAATTCCTGTGCTCGTTCCGGATAACCCGGCAGATATTATTTCAGAAGGCTGCCTGAAAGCTTTTGACAAGCAGAAGCATCTTTCTCTCTTGGTAGAGAATGGTGAAAAATATTATGGAGGCGCTTAA
- the mreD gene encoding rod shape-determining protein MreD encodes MSSFSITIFILVVIFVQASFAPMLFHGLVQPDLILTSIAIAALLFDKRKAFALAMAGGLVQDIIIGNFFGLHLLPYLLITALLVRFGRGRYTRHWYISLLAVVMATIVYLLFSSLILWWSLILWWGGSHYPSYSYFLSLGIPLTFLNGLSSIVLYNLLWRMKRESEPKW; translated from the coding sequence ATGAGTTCTTTTTCGATAACGATTTTCATACTCGTCGTTATTTTTGTTCAGGCTTCATTTGCCCCAATGCTTTTTCATGGATTGGTCCAGCCAGATTTGATTCTGACCAGTATTGCCATTGCAGCACTTCTTTTTGATAAGAGAAAGGCGTTTGCCCTGGCAATGGCCGGAGGACTCGTTCAGGATATTATCATTGGCAACTTTTTTGGTCTACATTTACTGCCATACTTATTGATAACAGCGCTTTTGGTTAGATTTGGAAGAGGAAGATATACGCGTCACTGGTATATATCTTTGCTTGCTGTTGTTATGGCAACGATTGTGTACTTGTTATTCTCCAGTTTGATTCTGTGGTGGAGTTTGATTCTGTGGTGGGGAGGAAGTCATTATCCCTCCTATTCCTACTTCTTGAGTCTAGGTATTCCGCTGACTTTCTTAAATGGTCTTTCGTCTATAGTCCTTTATAATTTATTGTGGAGGATGAAGCGTGAAAGTGAGCCCAAATGGTGA
- the rodA gene encoding rod shape-determining protein RodA, with product MNLIHYWRRIDSTLLLTVLGLGIICLLIIASATHANIPDYPGRYDFVLKQGVFLIGGICIAAGTLYFDYRKLYRLVPALYIINAVMLLIVKFAGTSALGAQRWIQIGPFTLQPSEFAKLIMIICLARLLSTNHTGFKTWKSLIPVAGMMFLPTILIFIQPDLGTSLVFAAIAFGMLYICGLRMELVKRALIALVVMFPVIWFFVLHSYQKMRILVLFNPSVDPYGSGYHVIQSKISIGSGGFLGQGLFEGTQSQLNFLPENHTDFIFSVIGEELGFIGAIFVIFLYFVLLYRTIMISRSSGDSFGSLLACGIFSMWLFQVFINVGMTLGIMPVTGIPLPFMSYGGSALVMNLLCVGILMNIYLRRKKLMFD from the coding sequence TTGAATTTGATTCATTATTGGCGCCGTATTGACAGTACGCTTTTATTGACGGTTCTTGGACTGGGCATCATCTGCCTCTTGATCATTGCAAGTGCTACACATGCAAACATTCCTGATTATCCCGGCAGATATGATTTTGTCCTGAAACAGGGCGTTTTTCTTATAGGCGGAATCTGTATTGCCGCAGGAACGCTTTATTTCGACTACAGGAAATTATATAGATTGGTTCCTGCGTTATATATCATTAATGCAGTCATGCTTTTAATCGTAAAATTTGCCGGAACAAGTGCCCTGGGGGCGCAGCGCTGGATCCAGATCGGACCTTTTACACTTCAGCCTTCGGAATTTGCCAAGCTGATTATGATTATCTGTCTGGCCCGCCTGCTTTCCACCAACCATACAGGGTTTAAAACATGGAAGAGTCTGATCCCGGTTGCCGGCATGATGTTTTTGCCGACAATACTGATATTTATCCAGCCGGATCTGGGAACGAGTCTCGTCTTTGCCGCGATTGCTTTCGGCATGCTTTACATTTGCGGACTCCGGATGGAGCTTGTAAAAAGAGCGCTCATTGCTTTAGTAGTCATGTTTCCGGTAATTTGGTTCTTCGTCCTTCACAGCTATCAGAAGATGAGAATCCTGGTTCTCTTCAATCCAAGTGTTGATCCGTATGGATCTGGGTATCATGTTATCCAGTCGAAAATATCTATCGGCAGCGGCGGATTCTTGGGGCAGGGACTTTTTGAAGGAACGCAAAGCCAGCTGAACTTCCTCCCAGAAAATCATACGGATTTTATTTTCTCTGTTATTGGGGAAGAGCTTGGATTTATCGGTGCCATCTTTGTCATATTCCTGTATTTTGTACTGCTTTACAGGACGATTATGATTTCCCGTTCATCAGGAGATTCCTTTGGCAGCCTTCTGGCATGCGGAATCTTTTCGATGTGGCTGTTCCAGGTATTTATTAATGTGGGAATGACATTGGGAATCATGCCTGTTACAGGCATTCCTCTGCCCTTTATGAGTTACGGCGGCAGTGCATTAGTTATGAATCTGCTGTGCGTTGGTATTTTGATGAACATTTATTTAAGACGTAAGAAGTTAATGTTTGACTAG
- a CDS encoding sirohydrochlorin cobaltochelatase translates to MKKGVRRMVVASVAALCAFGASFSTSAYELNPEVKDVTPALREASTVGVWTSENPAMKNAPNKDAILVMTFGTTFKDTRAKTIDAVEKAIQEANPGVPVYEAYTSHIIIDRVKAKEGVQKLTPEEAFAKLKADGYTRVAVVSLDVIPGMEYSYDSIITKMQANNFKKLSLAMPLMYFQGTEGEPDQIVEFLNALKSQIPKMGPHEATLIMAHGTPHPGNAYYSVIQDRLQQLGMNNVFVYSVEGRPNLEDVIPKLKAGGYTTVTLMPIMMVAGDHANNDMAGSDPDSHKSILEKDGFTVKTYIHGLGENKNVRQIYVNRANEALSALQK, encoded by the coding sequence ATGAAAAAAGGAGTTAGACGTATGGTGGTTGCCTCTGTAGCTGCACTTTGTGCATTTGGTGCCAGTTTTTCGACAAGTGCCTATGAGTTGAATCCAGAAGTCAAAGACGTTACACCAGCTCTGCGCGAAGCTTCTACCGTAGGTGTTTGGACATCTGAAAACCCAGCAATGAAGAATGCGCCAAACAAAGATGCTATCCTCGTAATGACCTTTGGAACAACATTCAAGGACACACGTGCAAAGACAATTGATGCTGTTGAAAAAGCTATTCAGGAAGCCAATCCCGGAGTACCTGTTTATGAAGCCTATACCTCACATATCATTATCGATCGAGTAAAGGCAAAAGAAGGTGTCCAGAAATTAACACCAGAAGAAGCATTCGCTAAGCTGAAAGCAGACGGTTATACACGTGTTGCTGTTGTTTCTCTGGATGTAATCCCTGGCATGGAATACAGCTATGACTCTATCATTACAAAGATGCAGGCTAACAACTTCAAGAAACTTTCTCTTGCAATGCCTCTTATGTATTTCCAGGGCACCGAAGGTGAACCAGATCAGATCGTAGAATTCTTAAATGCTCTCAAGAGCCAGATTCCGAAGATGGGCCCGCATGAAGCTACTCTGATTATGGCTCATGGCACCCCGCATCCGGGCAATGCTTACTATTCTGTTATTCAGGATCGTCTGCAGCAGCTCGGTATGAATAATGTATTCGTATATTCCGTAGAAGGCCGTCCGAATCTTGAAGATGTCATTCCAAAACTGAAAGCTGGCGGTTATACGACAGTTACTCTGATGCCTATCATGATGGTCGCTGGTGATCATGCAAATAATGATATGGCTGGCAGTGATCCGGATTCTCATAAGAGCATCCTTGAAAAAGATGGATTTACTGTAAAGACTTATATCCATGGACTTGGTGAAAACAAAAATGTTCGCCAGATTTATGTAAACAGAGCTAACGAAGCCCTTTCTGCACTGCAGAAATAA
- a CDS encoding ABC transporter substrate-binding protein: MSPKKICTLLVSAALCFTLAGCGTSGTNAEKGSIQYKYEEQTITMKAHPKRVVTLTAPLLNMAYSVGGTSVGRPVTTSPIPAETKSLPLIGTVQHINMEALVGLKPDFVIGEKSHDAKLESLLQSNKIPYILINYDGIKDNVPLLEFMGQVYGKEDAAKKIVADYNNKMSEIEKKASEKTPARVTVLRATGKSITAETPESICASMVELLKMNNVVVSHKNINLTGKTVPYSLEQLTADDPDVIFVVTMGNADEINKKMDEDMRSNPAWNHLKAVENHKVFFLPSDLFLLNPGVRTPEAMEKLYDLAYNS; this comes from the coding sequence ATGTCTCCAAAAAAAATTTGTACACTTCTCGTATCAGCTGCACTATGCTTTACATTGGCGGGATGTGGAACGTCAGGCACAAATGCCGAAAAAGGTTCTATTCAATACAAATACGAAGAACAGACTATCACAATGAAAGCTCACCCGAAGAGAGTTGTCACACTGACTGCTCCCCTTCTGAATATGGCTTATAGTGTTGGCGGCACATCTGTTGGGCGACCTGTAACAACAAGTCCTATTCCGGCCGAAACAAAATCCCTTCCACTTATTGGTACAGTTCAGCATATCAATATGGAAGCTCTGGTTGGACTAAAGCCTGATTTTGTTATTGGTGAAAAGAGTCATGATGCAAAACTTGAATCGCTGCTTCAAAGCAACAAAATTCCCTATATCCTCATTAATTATGATGGAATCAAGGATAACGTTCCTTTGCTGGAATTTATGGGACAGGTTTATGGCAAGGAAGATGCAGCGAAAAAGATTGTTGCTGATTATAATAACAAAATGTCCGAGATAGAAAAAAAGGCATCTGAAAAGACACCAGCCAGAGTCACCGTATTAAGAGCTACCGGCAAATCAATTACTGCCGAAACTCCTGAATCGATTTGTGCATCTATGGTAGAGTTGCTGAAAATGAACAATGTCGTCGTTTCCCATAAGAATATTAATCTGACTGGGAAAACCGTTCCTTATTCTCTTGAACAGCTGACTGCAGACGACCCGGATGTCATCTTTGTTGTGACGATGGGAAATGCTGACGAAATCAACAAGAAGATGGATGAAGACATGCGTTCAAATCCTGCATGGAATCACTTGAAAGCTGTAGAAAATCATAAAGTCTTTTTCCTCCCCTCGGATCTCTTTCTGTTAAATCCTGGGGTAAGAACTCCTGAAGCCATGGAGAAGCTGTATGATCTGGCCTATAACAGCTAA
- a CDS encoding ABC transporter ATP-binding protein, with the protein MMSEDTAIKISDVHVSFGNHHVLKGASGEIKKGSIVTFLGRNGCGKSTLLKVVTGNLKPDQGMIEIENRALSSFSTSEMAQKVAFLPQVHEIPRDMTTEELVACGRYPYQHWWTGVSAHDREIIELAMEKTNTIHLKNRIAANLSGGERQRVWIAMALAQEPEILILDEPTTYLDICHQLEVLELIEKLNQDEKLTVVMVLHDINQAIRYSQDILVLEDGIIKYHGNPVEIMTHQTIGEIFQVDADVEIRQGRPSVIVNGLL; encoded by the coding sequence ATGATGAGTGAAGATACTGCAATTAAGATATCCGATGTGCATGTGTCATTCGGAAATCATCATGTACTGAAAGGGGCAAGCGGTGAGATAAAAAAGGGAAGCATTGTTACCTTTTTGGGAAGAAATGGCTGCGGCAAATCTACATTATTGAAAGTTGTAACTGGCAACTTGAAGCCAGACCAGGGCATGATAGAGATTGAGAACAGAGCGTTATCCAGTTTCTCTACATCTGAAATGGCACAGAAAGTTGCCTTCCTCCCGCAAGTCCATGAAATCCCCCGGGATATGACAACGGAAGAATTAGTGGCATGCGGCAGATATCCTTATCAGCATTGGTGGACCGGAGTCTCAGCGCATGATCGTGAGATCATTGAACTTGCCATGGAAAAGACAAATACAATACATTTAAAGAATCGTATTGCAGCCAATCTTTCCGGTGGTGAAAGGCAGAGGGTCTGGATTGCCATGGCTCTGGCGCAGGAACCTGAAATTTTAATTCTGGATGAACCTACAACATATCTGGATATCTGCCACCAGCTTGAAGTACTGGAACTGATAGAAAAACTGAATCAGGATGAGAAATTGACTGTGGTTATGGTTCTTCATGATATTAACCAGGCAATACGTTATTCGCAGGACATACTCGTACTTGAAGATGGTATTATCAAATATCATGGAAACCCTGTGGAAATTATGACTCATCAGACGATTGGGGAAATATTTCAAGTGGACGCTGATGTAGAAATCAGGCAAGGCCGGCCCAGCGTTATTGTCAACGGACTGCTTTGA